The genomic stretch CAGCTGGGCCCACGCATACACAGTATGCCCTGACTGGCCAAGCTAATGGGGCTTCTAGCAAGCAAGGAGGCGGAGGAAGACTGCATGGGAGAGATCAGtgcggaggaggctggaggaagacccaggtatgtataaaacgtttttattacatctcaggtttcctttaaagggatttACAATTTGTGTTTGTCACGTGTGAAAATGGTGTCCCTTCATGTCTGAGTAGTAGCGCTTTGCTAAGCCTTTGCTTTCATCTGTATGTACATGAAAATGCATAACTTGAGTAATCTGAGGAGTTCGAGGCAATAGTGTAACCTGTATTAATAACATAGACATGTGCCAGGCATTTCATGTTTCTTTAATCAGGTATATTCTAAAATTATACATATCTTTATCAACACAGTTATGTAATATTAAATAGGAACCATGCAATGAACAAATATGCTACAAATTCTGATATTGTTTgttcgttgttttttttttgttgttttttacaaTTATAAAATAATTATGATACCTCAGTTGTTTCtgtgaatttgttttttttttttttcacaatatttttctgtttgttgggATAAATACCGCAAGACATGCATGAAAAAGAGGCATCAGGAAATTTGAGCGCCCAATTTTGGCAAGTAAAAAAATCAGTTGATTTATTGATATTCTACATTGCTAATCTGtcaatgatagtaaaatatcagtaaataaaaCCAATTTTTTACTACAACTAATGCTGCctcttctgatgcctaaccataactacccccctgctgatgcctatccctaaataGTGCTCATTTacattacatgcgattccgattttacaTGCAATACCAATTTTTgatgcgatttaaaaaaaaaaaaaaaaaaaagtcctgcatgctgtgtgtttcttcttgtgttgctagcatccagtgaaaaatcAGAATTGCGATTTGCACTGTAAAAGAAGCCTTGAAGTGGTAGGTTCTGAAGCAACCAGGGTTTCTGAGTACACTCACAGTACTGTGCTCCATCCACTGATTAtttaatactacactatatttgagtatgttttttttctcttagacGGGTAGTAGTGTTTCTTAATCTCTCAGAACTTAGTATACATATTCACTTGCATCCGTGACTTTTCAAGGTATTAGATCAGCAAGACAGTTTGGGAAGTAGCATTCTCCAAATCTCTCACtgaagtttgtttttgttttgttttttacaaatgtGAGGGGCCTTCAAGGCAACTCCATAcctatttaataaaatatattaaactaTAGGCATTACTTCCTTTTGAGGAGTTGCTCCCTAGGCTCCTCTATTCACCCCCTGTATGCGCTCTTTTATTAAGCTGTGGATGTGGCTGGAGAAGATGGCAGAGTGCATTGAGACCAGGGGGATCAGTAGTAGATTTGGCCACGGAGAAGCCTCCCCGAAAGGAAGTAATGTTTGTCTGTGCCATGACCCTTACTATGTATGAAACTCCATTAGGGGAGGTTCGATTTATGTATTTAATAGGTGGCCCCTTAATAATAGTTATATTTTAGTGACTTGGCTCCCGCTCCTAGAATTCACTAGCTTGCTGTGCTTTACCTCCCGATATGTTtccttatttactgtatataattaGCTCACCCAACACCAATATGATGTGTGCATACTAAAGAAAtgcttattgaaaaaaaataaatccaacaATGGTGGGAAAGAAGGTAGACGGAGCAGCTTCAGTTATGCTTTTGGCTGTGCCTGTATACAAGACTAAAAAAATTCTATATTTTTAATGTTACCACTTCTGAATACATCCTTTAACATAAACTGGtgttcattttaaaaataaaagtgaaaagCCATAATACATCTCAGGAATGACTAAAAACACAAGAAACTAAAACGATATAAACACAAAATCTTGGGTTTTGGATATACTTATATGTACATATGCAAATACATTAAATACCAATTCCATTTTATATTTCGTCAGCTGAAATGCTAATGCTATCCATGAAATGGTGTCTAAAAAGCGTACCTTAAAGAGAATGCAtagaggagggttttttttatgcttttgttttgttttgttttcttagcATAACTAGTGTTCAACtctcaaaattaaaaatgttaaaatatttTGTGACAAGAAccctgaaatataaaaaaaatcaatgtgcCCAGCTTTTTGTGATGGACCTGTACATCCACCTGGTAATGTTTTGTGCATGGAAAAGAGTGCTGCTTTATTGTCCTGTCACACTGATTCTGTTGCGTTCCTTCACAAAGGACAATATCCTCGCATCTTAACACGATGCAGTGATATTTCTATAGTATGTTCACATTGGGGGCAGCATGCTGGATCCCATCGTAGTAATTCACAGAGTGCAATGCACTTACCAGAGAATGTGCACATTTATATtggcagtaaagcatactttcattgtactgtatgtgtcATTGTACTGTGACTGGACCTAACTCGTTTAGGCTAGGATTGCACTCAGGCTGGATGTTCAACGGGGCGTTTGTGTATCCTGAGTGGATTTACTGTTCTGTCgcagtgtacagtgagtgtatTCACACTTCTCACCGTTGTGCATCTGATCTGGCTCTTATGGCTGCCACCACTGACACCGCTGCTGGACTTGGGGACTAGCATTGGTAAGCACTGGTAGAAATATAGGGCTACCATtggctagaccaggcatgggcaaacttggccctccagctgttaaggaactacaaatcccacaatgcatttgcctttatgagtcatgactgtggctgtcagactcctgcaatgcattgtgggacttgtagttcctcgacagctggagggccaagtttgcccatgcctgggttagacCAAGGGGAAACCTACCTAGTAAGGATTCTTTCGTACCACTAagtgaaccaatgaaaatcctccctgttgctagagAGGTTTCCAATTGGTTACCCTAAAGCGGTCTGGCCACTGCCCCCCTTCCACCAAAAAATTAATGTGCCCCCTGATGAAGCAGCAGCTTGAGCAGGTAAGTATTGAATACATGGTTAACAGCGTAAGGGTGGCACATTTTAAGTGATCTGGAGCTGAAGCTCAGGATCAAAATAAGATTATTGCTTGAATTTGGGGGGACAACAGCCAAGGGTTTTTGTCAGTTGTCGCGATATTGCACCCAATCAACAGCATGCTTGATTAATGCATTCGAAATGCCTGTTATGTTACCGATTTTTATCCCATTTAATACAATTAttaaatcggatggttgatctgCAAAACTATAGATGTGTTGTCGCCTATAAATCTGCACTACCACCTTGTTGCAATTTCCAGTGCCTCTCtctggccatatgcaattaactttttctcctaggacagtgtGTCTCAAACCTTTCCTACTACCCTGCTGCTCCTTTGTTTGTTCCTCGTGAcgctccaatggtgcatgttttgcaggcaacctcacctatgcacgggGGTGAGGAGGgtgttagtgtctcagctacatggaatttgcataggtaacaccccctgtgcataggtgaggttgcctgcaaaacatgcaccattggagagtgacaaggacaggtttgagacacactgtcctaggagataatttttcatttactatttaaaataattttccaggactttgcaaatgaaaaggtgccaaaaaattgtgaaaaagtacagtcaaaataattctgagcattttcttgcctgctggcctttacctaggagaaaactcaggagaaaaagttaattgcatatttatttattatttatttattgtatttataaagcgccaacatattatgcagcgctgataTATGGGCCCTTCTCTCTGTTTTGTGCCTTTTCAGAGcacaggcactttttttttctcccttccctTGGACAATCCTTCCCTATTTCACTATTGATCTTTGATTATCATCAAGATATGTTCACATGATGAATTGAAATTACCAATGGCGGTTGATAAAGACTGCCTCGGCCAAGAATCATGAGTGACTCCAGTGTGTGTTCAGTGGCCACATAATGCCTGGATGGTTCTTTAGAGATCCCCCGACTCCTGAGCACTGCCTGATTGCATTGTTCTCCCAAGGGATCGAGTACCAATCCCTGCCGGGTGACAGATCTCCTGGTGTGTACCCGACATCTCATTAAGGCAGGATTCACACTATagtggatgaaaaactgatcttgTAAAAAAATTTATTTAAACGGAGAAGTTTCTTACGGAGATTTGTTCCATTTGTTACCCACTTACTGCGGTCCCCTGCCGCTTTTGTCCATTCAGGTCCCTGCACGACACCGGTATACTGATCGCAGAGCCACAGCAGAACCATTACAGGCTCCCATCAGCATTACAGGCTCCCATTGGTTTCCAAAAGACCAATGACAATTTTTCCTCTCcatggaggattttcattggtccactactCAGTGATCAGTGATCTATTGTAGCCAAGCCTGAGATACTTATGCTGGGATCGGTATACCAGCATTTGTTCCATACACAGACCCAAATGGATGgcggcaggtgagtaaatgcaggCATCTGGGGGGATGTTTGGGTGAGATGCTGGTGGTCATGGGGCAGCTGGTTATAGTGGACTATGGGCAGTAAGAACAGATCCGGACCCTTTCAGCAGCAAGATGCTGTAGCAGTAGCAACAGTTCTTTCAGCTACTGAAAGTCCTAGATTGTTGTATATTTCCCCCACCCCTCTACAAAAAAAAACTGGATTGGGTTTCACAActttctcctcctctctctctctaagaTTCCAGAGGATAGTGGGCAGGGCATAAGCTCATACAAAGAAATCTCATTattcacacacagtacagttttgccttcttaaaacacaagCAAGCACCATTGCCTATTCAAAAAGAGGAGAAACTGATGAATTTTGGCAGCCTGATGCAAAAATGCCTATATGAATGGCTGATGCCCTTTGGAGGTTAGATATCAAATTATCACTTCAAATTGAAGAGTACATAAATGAATGAATTTCTATGGATAGTGTTTGATTATAGTCATTTTAGAATGTATAGTTGAGTGCTAACTCAGAAAGTAATTACAATATGTACATGCCAACCAATATGTGTCATTTCAAAATAAACAGCCTTACAGAATGAACAATATATCCTGTCTAATCTTCCACATGTGTCGCTTTGAAGATTTTAACCCCCATATCTGGGTACTCTGTCAGCACATCTACCTCAAAAGATTTGTTAAATTTTGATAAAAAATTATAATCTGAGCTGAATCTGAATTTATTAGCCCATATTAGTTGAGTTCCAGGCTGACACAAGTATTTCATTGTTTTTAGAAGGTCGTCTAGACAAGTATGATGGTAAACTACATCCGCTGCAAAAATATAATCATACACACTAGTGCTTTGGGGGAAGCTTGTGTCAAGGTCTTTTCCCCACACCAGCTCTTTTGCTTCAGGATTTTGCAGACAGCGCCCTCTTGTGTTTCTTGACAAGTTACATCTCAGATTACCAAGTGCCTCAGGCAAGTCAGTTGCTATGACATGAGCGCCTAGAAGAGGAAAGTTGTATCACAGTCTATTGTGTAGGTATCATGCGctttacaagcaaaaaaaaaaattaaaaatccattAAAAAGTGGTTAAACTTTTTATGCACTCTTCAGTTGTTAGTTTAAGCACACTGATTAATAAATCACAGACCTAAAATGCATGCAACAATGGATACCAATCCTGTTCCAGAGCCAATTTCGAGAACTTTCTTGTTTCTCAAATTAAACGTGTCTTGGTTGTCTTCCAGGAAGGAACATAATGCTTTTGCCTGAAACAAATAAAGAGTCTGATGACAAACGTAGTCAGTTTTGAATTGAATCCATTTTATTCCACATAAATATGCTTCTAGAAAAGCTGATTTACAAAAACTGCAATTGATTCTGTCATGGTATAACAAAGGTTAAGTACTATTCATATGTGACGTTCTAAACTTTGTTTTAGAATTTTCTTTCAGTAGTTTAATTTCCTCTCTCAGATCACTGGACATCTGAAACTTCGTACACACGTCCAATAGAAGCTGTTCAAAATGAATGCTGAATGACTGACCAGTTATTAGAAAAAGACAATGATAATCAATGCTTCTGGGTCACTTTGGTCAACCTGCCCAGTGGATTGCTACTGCCATTTATCGTCCATAATCAATTGTGTACGCAATTTATCGGACAATTTGAGTAGTTTCCAGTTGCCATGTGTATGCATGCCATTGCCAACGGCATGTCACACCTCCATCTTCCATATTCATCGTTCTTTTTGCAGGAGTTCCATCTGACGTGTGTACAATGCTTTTAGTATGAGACTCTTAGTAAAATTGCTAACAGCTATTCAGAGTTCAGGAATATAATTAAAAAAGGGAATATGGCCACTGAGGTGAAAGTGTCTGTAAATGTTGTTAAATATCTCCCCAAATCATAAACCTGAATTACATTCCTGAATTCTTATGGCGTTTTTTTTCCTCCCGTTAAGTGATGAAAATGCCTCCTTATATTTGAATTTTCAGGTGTTTCTATTAGAAATGTTGGCATTCCATTGACTCCTTCTAAGTTGATTCAAATTTGACTGCAGTTTGAAATTGGACCATTAAAAATCAGCTAAAACGGCATTTATTTGGTTGAACTTCAATCTGCATACAATTGAACCAATTTCAATTCATGGATCATCTGTAGTCATAATGAAGTACGGACGTCTAGTGATCTGATGAGTAATGAGACTACAAAAAAAATGGTGAAATAAAGTGTTTTCTAAAccagtaaagatttttttttttaatatatactaCAAAAATTGCTATGAAATAGCCCATGTCTATTGATGTTTCCTACAGTGACTTATGCAGCAGAACAAATCGTGTGGAATGCCAAACAGTCTGCACACACTTGTACCTAAGAGCTCACCAGGCAATTAGGAGGATACAAATAGCCTATAGGCTAAGCTTtcttgggagggtggggttaaatAAATCCAGCCATATATACTATAGAGGTTATGTACCCTTTAAGAGTAAAGTATACTTTTTCTACTGCAATAAGTGCTGGATCTATCTCTTGGTAGGTGAGTTTTCTGTTACACTCTATGACCTCTATTCCATTaccttttctccagagttttctcccaggagatatttttcaTCTTAGTAAAGTTAACTGAATAGAGGCCTTTGTTGGATGAAGAACATGAAAAAGGGTAGTTGGGTCCAAAACATTGTGCCAAGTTGGTCTGTTGTGGCTGTGTGTAGAGTACAAATATGCAATCCACCAATGGCTTTTGGTCAGTCACTTCTACAGATGGTTATTTGATGGCTGCATGTAGCT from Hyperolius riggenbachi isolate aHypRig1 chromosome 2, aHypRig1.pri, whole genome shotgun sequence encodes the following:
- the METTL21C gene encoding protein-lysine methyltransferase METTL21C, translating into MDAECLECVSSVQSMLSAAEEEDSWEGSDETVGNEERREQQDVPDPQFPQTPHLGDDEEDVSCDTQPCVQPRKIWSPTVYSALWKEHLWYAGYEIIIQESFEAFAGLIWPGAKALCSFLEDNQDTFNLRNKKVLEIGSGTGLVSIVACILGAHVIATDLPEALGNLRCNLSRNTRGRCLQNPEAKELVWGKDLDTSFPQSTSVYDYIFAADVVYHHTCLDDLLKTMKYLCQPGTQLIWANKFRFSSDYNFLSKFNKSFEVDVLTEYPDMGVKIFKATHVED